The Aythya fuligula isolate bAytFul2 chromosome 1, bAytFul2.pri, whole genome shotgun sequence nucleotide sequence TTTTCAGGATAGTTTGAATATGACAAGGGAAGGAACTTGCTGGTACAGGGTGACAGAATTGGACTGAAGACATGACACTAAACATAACTAGACACGTTTAACGTAGAACATGGATGTCTGAACATCAAAGTTAACATGCAAAGTCAAATGCAGGAAAGCTTCACTGTAATACTTTTCCTGACCTCCTCCAGAAAGACATTCCAGAGCTTATGGCCAGCTGCTGAGAAAGCACTCCAAAGTTCAGATAAGCAGAGggccaaaaaaaatcatagccGTCCCATGGCATAAGAAGAGGTTTCTAAGATGAAGTGGGTGTATCCTGCGGAAGGTTTTGTAGGTCACTGAGAGTATTTTGGATTTGCACAATGGTTAATATTGGCTTATGGGCTATGTCAaactttacttcttttttttgatGAGAGGCTGCTATGTTGTACACTGATTACGATTCATCTCTTAAGTTTGCATACCAAGAATTACAGTTTCTCTACAGAGTGTTCACGGAATTTATTAGCAACAGCTAgtctaaaaagaaaaggaaaaaaaaaaaaaaaaaaggaaaaaaaaaactttccagatagttaaaaaaaaaaaagttttgtttttcagacagctAGAGTTGCAGTGAGTACTACAGCTTGATTCTTCAGGGCAGCCTGCCCTTGAAGCAGGTTACTACTGTAATTTACCAGGGATCACCTcccagggtgctgcagctgAGTACCTCCAAGTACTTTTCGCCTTTTCCTGGCACTACTTTGTGTTTTCCTAGATTTCATTTAAGACAACTGTTTTACATCCAGGCTCCAGGTTCTGCTGAGAACTAGGACCCCAATGGCTTCCTGGTACTCTGGCTCTTCTTTCACAGCATGGTGTCACAAAATTCAGGTTCTTGCCAGGCGTTCCACCCAGGAGGAGCCCTTGATGACAGGTGCAGATGTACCAATACCCGTCTCACCTTTCTCAACGCGGCAGAAAACCTCAATGAGCAACAGTTTTCTTATTCAGCACAATAAAGTCTTTCAGCTCTTTCAGTCCCTGAGTAAAGTGCCTGATTTCTTCCTCGTACCTTCTTCGGATTGGCACCTCCGATCTTTGTCCAGGCTTTAAGGCAAGCTGGAATCCAACCAGCACCGTAGCCTTGGTCAGCTCATACCACCACTCATGCATAGGATATTTGCACAGGAGTGATGATAGAACTGAATTGGACAAAATTCGCATCAGAAATGCTGGCGAGGAGAAGCAGCTGCCAAGCATAATTGTAGGAGCATAGAGGAAAGACATGAACAACCAAAGCTTGGTGTGATAACATCAGTTCTTGGCAGCCAGCAGTGGACAAGGCAGTGCCGGGGGTGAGAACTGCTGATTTCAAAGCTGGTTGAGAAGACCAGAGAGGCACAGCCGAGCGGTGCCAGCTCCCTGCGACAGAGCACATCTCACACTACCCTGCTGCACTTCCCAAACTCCAAACCCCTGGGCTGTTTGTAAAAATGCTGggttttatttccagttacagagaaacaaaacttgCAGCAAGAGGCTGGAGAACGTTGTGTGAGCTCCCGCTGTGACTGACAAGACCCCAAAGTAAATCAGGAGACTTACTatttattaacttttatttattcattatttaatgatatatattatttttatatttgtacaaaatatatttttataattatttttattttaatattactatttaataaaatacatgataatatattattactttatttattttgaattttgtgaGACCCCACCGTGACTGACAGAACCCAAAAGTAAATCAGGAGGCGTGTTTATTATGATtgcttattaatttattatttttataccgtttatttttattatttactcatttgttattttatcaGGAGACCTCCACCCGGGGATGGGTGACAGCACTCGCCGCCTGAGGCGTGCAGGTCACTTCATTTGTCCCCGCAGCATGGACGAGGCACTTTATGCACAGCACTCCCCAGCCACAACCCAGAGTGGGgcggggcagggagaggaaggggaacCCCCACCACACCGCCTAATggccgcctccctccctccctccctttctccctcccgCCGTCCCGAGGCCGCTCTGATTGGCCGCTCTGATTGGCCGCTCCTTTTCCCGCGTGACCCAGCGCCGGGCGCCGATTGGCCGAAGCGGGCCGGAGGGGCGGGCCGGCCGCGCGGTTACCGTGGCGACCGCGGCCGTACCCGGAAacgggagggcggcgggggagcTCCCGGGGCGGCCCCGGTGGGCGGCCGGTACGGGCGCGCGCGCGCGCTCgttcccctccccgccccgccccgcgccgccccgcccctccTGCAGGGTGCCGCCCTCTTAAAGGGCCCGCGTCAGGCatggcggggccgggcgggcccGACGGGGCGGTAGTGGCGGTGGCGGCCGTTCCGTGATGGCGCCTCGGCGCTCCGCCGGCGGCAGCGGTGCCGAGATGGCGGCCGGGGGCCGTGCGGcgcggggcgcggcggcggcgcagaGCGTGTGCATGGTGTCGGACTTCTTCTACCCCAACATGGGCGGCGTGGAGAGCCACATCTACCAGCTGTCGCAGTGCCTGATCGAGCGCGGCCACAAGGTGCTGGTGGTCACCCACGCCTacggcgggcggcggggcgtGCGCTACCTGAGCAACGGGCTGAAGGTGTACTACCTGCCGCTGCGCGTCATGTACAACCAGTCGACGGCCACCACCCTGTTCCACAGCCTGCCCCTGCTGCGCTGCATCTTCCTGCGCGAGCGGGTGAGCGTGGTCCACGCGCACAGCTCCTTCTCGGCCATGGCGCACGACGCCCTCTTCCACGCCAAGACCATGGGGCTGCGGACGGTGTTCACCGACCACTCGCTCTTCGGCTTCGCCGACGTCAGCTCGGTGCTGACCAACAAGCTGCTGACCGTCTCGCTCTGCGACACCAACCACATCATCTGCGTCTCCTACACCAGCAAGGAGAACACGGTGCTGCGGGCGGCCCTGGACCCGCGCATCGTCTCCGTCATCCCCAACGCCGTGGACCCCACCGACTTCACCCCGGACCCCTCCCGGAGGGATGACGGGACCGTCACCATCGTCGTGGTCAGCAGGCTCGTGTACAGGAAAGGTAATGGGGCCTAAAACGCAAGTTTACCCTCGTTATCGTTTCCTATAGGCCGTGGTAAGAAAGGTCTTGGATATAATTACCAGGTAGATGGGATTTATGGCATGGGTTGAAGTGGGTTTCACTACTTCGTGAGCTGACAGGGTTGGGCTTTTGTGTCAGTGCATTCAAGAAGAAGGAATCTACACCTTAGTTCGCACCTGTTGGATTTAGAGGCCCGTTTCTTTTCCAGCATTGCAGGTGCTGGAGTTTGTAAAGTGAAAGGTTTGGCTTATCTGGAGGATATGGTCTATGATCTATGTACCCTGATCTATGTATTCTACTAAAGACatttcaattgttttttttaatcaaccaTCATCAATTTAAGTCATTGTTCATCATATTTGTCTCCTAATAGATCacatattgttttttgtttgtttgcttgcttgcttttttcttgttaagAGCTTTATGTTCAGCAGTACAACTGTTCAAGAGACTTTTCCCATCCGGAGTAGCGCTAACACAGTATGCTACATCATGATAACTTCTAAAATCAAATACTTGTTTATACAGCTTGTCCTAAATTCTCTCCTCTTAGGTATAGATTTGCTTAGTGGTATAATTCCTGAGCTCTGTCAGAAGTATCCAGAGTTGCATTTCTTAGTTGGAGGAGAAGGACCAAAACGAATCGTACTGGAAGAAGTCCGGGAAAGATACCAGCTACATGACAGGTTTGTTCTAAGCATGTTTATGATCCTTCACTGTATTTTAAGGGTGGGAAAGACAACAGCAATACCCTAACACCCTCGCTCACTGCCTCACCcttcaaaaaaacaacaaacaaaccccaaaatcTTGAGGCTGGAGAAGATGAGAACTATTGAGTGAAAGCACAGCAGATAGACCAAACACCAACTGAGCACTTGCAGAGTTGGACTATGATCCTGCAAGTTGGCCCTGTATGAACTTTCACATGAGTCAGAGAAAATCTGAATTAGACATTTattgtttctctgaaatgacAATGTTCAAATCACTTCTGCTGGATTACCGTATGGTACGAGGTGTTAGCGAGTTtgtgtcactgctgcttttaagGATAACTGCTAATAGTTTTGGAAGTTTCATTCTTGTTGAcatctctctgctttgcttcattttacttttttatttcaatgtgGTACTCTTCAGGGCAGGACTTAAACAGTACCTGTTCTTGTAGGTAAAGGTGTTCCTTGGTGCTACTGTGTCACCAAAATGTTTCCataatgcatatgtatgtatatttttttgagTCTTTGTTGTTCCTCAGAAGTCGTTTTATACAGGAAGCAAAAGGttcttaattttccatttcctgttGCCTGTTCTGTACTTCAGTCGGTGATTCCTCCTTCTGTGACTCCCTGGTATGAAAGatcaattttttatttgtattttttctttagtgttctttgttcttcttccttCATCCTGTTCTGGTTTCCCACCATCTCTTCAAAAGAATAGGTCCTGATCACTGATaccctaattatttttttttgctggtggaCTCTGAGATTGATCACACCTCACACTGAAAATTCAGATAATACATCTAAGCAGAGAAAGAGTGATAACTCTTAATTATTAACTGCATGAAGCTGTGTTCTCTTCCAGAAATAGCAAGCTCGGTAGCGGTGTTTTTAAGATGATTACCACATTAAAGCAATTGCTGGTCAAAAtttagagaaaacagaacaaaggtGTCTATGCTGCTTCTCTCTATATAAATAAGCATGTACTACTGGAACTCATTTTTTAGTATATGCGTAACATATGGCATTTTTACAGTATAAACCTAGTGTTTctcttatatttttcttatatgcAGGGTGCGTCTCCTAGGAGCCTTGGAACACCAGGATGTTAGAAATGTTCTAGTCCAGGGGCACATTTTTCTCAACACTTCCCTCACTGAAGCCTTTTGTATGGCAATTGTGGAAGCAGCAAGCTGTGGCCTacaggtaaaaaaataaaataaaaagagagatctTAACTATCTAGACTGCATTTTAAACAAGCTTCATGATTAAATAATATGTGcttgtaacattttatttcatttcatccaAAGCTCTGTCTCTATAAAGGTGAGCAAATATCGCCCACATTTATAGATAACCTGGAAAGTAAGACAGAATGGTTTATCAAAACTGCTTAAGCTCTCAGGAGAAACTTGAACAGAGATGGGAATACATGTAGATCTGCTAATTCTTAGATCTCTGAACAAACCAGACTGCCTCTCCAGAGTGCTGTTTTGTATGTACTCCTCTCCAGAATATAGAGTGCTTGGTGTTCATGAAGGCTTACTTTGATGCTGCCTAATGAGGAGTTGCATGGGTGACTTTGGTCAGTCAGACATATTGAATTACCAGACTAAGCCATTGTTTGACACCCATTTTCTTCTTGAACCAAGATCTgacatacattttatttatttttaactgaatgcAAGGATTCAAGGTAGAAGAGGgttagagagagaaagaagacacTAGAGTAATCACATTAAGAGCTCTTTCTGGCTAATATTCAGCTCAATTTGCAGAGCGACagctaaaagcaaaaagaaatcaacagcCATAAAGAACAGAGATTCTCACATTTAAATCtaaagaaacttatttttgaaagacagTACTGATGCTGTCTTTCAACAATTAGATACTGATCTAATTGATATTGTTATCAGTATCTAATTAATATGGTCAATGATGGGGATAGGGGAGAGAATTTGGggtgaaaccaggacacttaTAAACAAGAAGTATAGAAAACGTGAGGGGCTTTATTCCACTCTAACATTTTCTCAGGGTAGTTACTACGTATTTGTGGCATTCATTCTCcagtcatttgttttcttctctaggGGTGCCAAAATTCTGTGGTTTTCCTACTGTTGCCTGCTGTTTAGAGATGATTAAAGAATACAAATCTTAGTAGTTTCTGGTTTccctttaaaaacagtaattactGAACTTCTGAAGAAATTGTTTTAAGTGTTCAGTATCTTACAAATCATAAACCAAAGGTGATGTGGTAAAATTATCTCCTCCAAGTATAGGTAATGGTTTTCATGAGGAACTATGGAGAGAAGATCCAAAATCTAATTACACAGATCTAGCTGTGTATTGTGACAAACATCTTTAGGAAAGATGTCTCATTAAACACGCACTAGGCCAATCCTTCTGTCTTATGCTACCAAAGAGTCACTCTGAACATCGTTAAAAGTATTCTGCTGTGTGAGGTCCTTTCTAGGGCCTGGACCTTCCATTCACATATGCAGGTAAAACTCCCCAAGCTTCCTAGCAGTCTTTGCCTTCATGGCAAGCAGTCATTggatttgtgttgtttttttcccccctcccctctcttcAACTTCAATGCTGCATCTAAACAATCTAAACAGTGTAATAACAATATCATCACTGGACTTTATTGCTATGCAATATATGtagtatttcttttgtttctttcaaaggtTGTGAGTACAAAAGTTGGTGGCATTCCTGAGGTGCTTCCAGAAAATCTCATTATTTTATGTGAACCCTCTGTGAAATCATTGTGTGATGGTCTAGAAAAAGCTATTGCCCAGCTCAGATCGGGAACACTACCATCTCCAGAAGCTGTTCATAATAAAGTAAAGACATTTTATACCTGGAGGGATGTAGCAGAGAGAACTGAAAAAGTATGTatagccacttttttttttaattctcttcaagtacatttctgaaaagtgaTTTCTTTGAAACTTTactgtgtgtgttctttttgtAATTCTTCAGTTtaacttctgaatattttctatCAAATACATGGTTTAAAAAGGTTCACAAAATACTTCCTTTTCCTAACTACTTCccgtttttgttgttgtttttcccctatttgtatttttttctgtaacataaGTACTGGTAAGTATTCTGAAGAACAGCCTAGACCTTTAGTTACATTTCtactcatatttttttctccccagagtCTTCACAATAAGTAGCTCTTCTGGCATAGCTGGAAAACATGCTGCATAAGATGTATGAAAAGATAGAGTTCATGACACAGTTTTGTCTGTGGCATGCTAATGAGTGGTTTAAAATGATGCGAGGTAGCGTAATGCCAGCAGACATAGCTGAATATACATGAGCGCTATggatgtaatgaaaataaattatcatgCTTTTGAAATCATATTTCAGAATTAGAACTGTGCTTTGGTGTGAAAACTCTGTCATTAGCGAGGAATATTAACTGCAATAATTTATTAACTCCTGTGGAGATGTGTCGCTTTTGACTTCAGCCCTTATGTTTTAGACAAGAGAGTAGTTGAAACAGATACATCTTAATTACATTGTACTGTTACTCAGATACATATCTCTCCTACTAGTCTACTCGAAGAAGCGTCATACGCAACCAGTTTATCTGATCTTTTTCAAGTACTGTCAGTACAATTCatcttatgatttttttttaagctgcaaACAATATTTCAGGTGCAAAGTTTTTGTAGAAGTTAGCCTAggtttcagtttcttttattgCCCTTCCCTAAGAAATTAAACCAAACTCTGTAAAGGGAAATGTTAGCGTAACTGGGAGAAGGACACATAGAACTTATGTTGCACAAAGGAGTGTTGTTGGTTAGCTCATTGCTGATGTATTTGTAGGATGACGTCTGTTTATGTTCTCAAGGACAAAACTCTTTAGAATGATTTAAGTCTTGAGTCACATATAGTAGTTTTCTGTTCTATGAAACACTAGACCAGTGGTTGTAGTTAATATGTATGTTGTCACTAATACCATGTATTTGCTTTCCATATTCATTGAATTTTATCATACTagtgtttctttaaataaaaatcagaatccTATTCTGATTTGCTTGACTGTCCAAATACAGATATTGGAAGATTGCCCACCCAGCTACGTGTTCATCCATCTTTGTGTTGAAAATCTCGTAACTGCGTGTTCAGACTCTGTGCTTGACTGGTGTGTCTAAGAGATTAGAATCCATCCCATTAATTCAAAAAACTCTGTAACATTAGATTAGAGGCAAATTACGCTGTCTTTCTATCTAGTGAAATATTCTCAAGGGCTGTCATAAAATAgaagatttcttttcatttttctccttaaccattgcataaatttaaatttctggAATGctcataaatcattttaaacttGCAAAGCTTTTTGGTGTAACATTTGTCACATCTGGTTGTTAGGAATAGATACTGTATTTTGCACACTGACAACAAAGCTTGATTTTTGAGGTAGAAGCGACATCACTCTTAAGATTTcactctctcttttctcctttttaggTATATGAGAGGGTTGCAGGTGAAAAGGTTTTGCCCATGAATGAGCGACTTGACAGACTAATATCTCACTGTGGCCCAGTGACTGGGtatatttttgctcttcttgCTGTTCTGAACTTCCTCTTCTTGGTGTTTCTGAGATGGATGACTCCAGATTCCATTATTGATGTTGCAATAGATGCCACAGGTCCTAAAGGTGCATGGactaaacagtatttttctgggaaaaaaggaagagttaaAGAAGAACCTCCGATCTCCTAAAATCCTccaatggagagaaaaaatgcatcaGTTCCTAAAGGTTTTAAAGCTTGCTGGTAGAGACATTACTTTTCAAATGCTACGGtttctttctgaagttctttGAAAGAAACTTGGTTAAATGTGCTACCTCAATTTAGGattatgttttaatttagtTTGGGATTCTTGTAAGTATATGGACATCTCTTTTGCACTTAAAGCTGGGGGGAGAATGTGGATTTTTACATGTGTCAAGAGCCTTTGAGACAAAAATATTAGATTTTTCTCTATAACTTGAATAGTACAGACAGTGAGTGTAAACTTTTGTGatatttgg carries:
- the PIGA gene encoding phosphatidylinositol N-acetylglucosaminyltransferase subunit A; this translates as MAPRRSAGGSGAEMAAGGRAARGAAAAQSVCMVSDFFYPNMGGVESHIYQLSQCLIERGHKVLVVTHAYGGRRGVRYLSNGLKVYYLPLRVMYNQSTATTLFHSLPLLRCIFLRERVSVVHAHSSFSAMAHDALFHAKTMGLRTVFTDHSLFGFADVSSVLTNKLLTVSLCDTNHIICVSYTSKENTVLRAALDPRIVSVIPNAVDPTDFTPDPSRRDDGTVTIVVVSRLVYRKGIDLLSGIIPELCQKYPELHFLVGGEGPKRIVLEEVRERYQLHDRVRLLGALEHQDVRNVLVQGHIFLNTSLTEAFCMAIVEAASCGLQVVSTKVGGIPEVLPENLIILCEPSVKSLCDGLEKAIAQLRSGTLPSPEAVHNKVKTFYTWRDVAERTEKVYERVAGEKVLPMNERLDRLISHCGPVTGYIFALLAVLNFLFLVFLRWMTPDSIIDVAIDATGPKGAWTKQYFSGKKGRVKEEPPIS